GACGGCGCTGCGAACCTGGGCGTAGCGCTCGGGACTCAGGCCCTCCTCAGCCAGGGCCGCCGCCTGCGCCTCGCGCGCCCGGCCGATGCTGCTGCCCGCGTTGCGAATCACGTTGAAGACCGTGATCACATTGGGCGTCTGCCCCTGCTGAATCTCGGTCCAGATATTCTGAAGGCCCGTGAAGCTCTCGCCCAGGGCGCCTTGCACGTCGCGGCGCACCCGCACGAAGCGCTCCACGTCGGCGCGGGTCAGGGGCGCCGCTGCGTCGCCGCCCTGGGCGGGCGTGTCGCCGGGCGGCGGCGTCGCGGTCCCGCCGCCGGGCAGCTGGGGAACCACGACGCCACTGTCGGCGCCCCCCGGCTGCGTCTGGCTCTGGGTCTGCCCCGGGCCGCGCACCGACTCCAGAAAATTGCGGGCCGGCTGGATCACCACAAACCACGCCAGCGCGCCCAGCAGCGCCAGCACCAGAAGGCCGCCGCCTCCACACCCCAGACAGCCACAACCGGGACCACTTCGTCTCATGTCCTCAGAGTACGGGGAGAGGTGAAGCGGGGTTCCCGGCCTCCCGGCCCGCCCCCCCCTCCGCGCCCCGGCCCTCCCGGTTGACAGGCGGTGAGCGCCGGGCCTTAAATACAGACGTTTCCCGCTTGTACAAGCTGCACCTCGACCCAGCGACCGTGTCCCGACGGCGCGCGCTTCCGGCGGTGGTTTTCTGGCTGCCGCCGCCCCGCGCGCGCGCGTCCCACTCCCCCCGGAGGCCCTATGACTGCCGCAGCGACTCCTTTTCGTGCCCGTCTCCGTGCCCGTCCCGCCCGCGCCCTGGGCCTGATCGCCTGCGCGCTGGCCCTCGCCAGTTGCGGCCGGGGCGCCCCACCCGCCGCCGAGACGCGGCCTCAGGACGCGCGCGCCTTCAAGGCGGTCACGCCCACGCTGGCTCCCGTCCCCGGCGCCGCGCTGTACCAGGGGGTCTACGCCGGGCTACAGGGCGAGGCGGCCTACCAGATCGAGGTGCCGGACAACTGGAACGGCACGCTGGTGATGTACGCCCACGGGTACGCGGGCACCGGGGAGAACCTGACGGTGGCGCCGCCGCCCATCCGCGCCGCGCTGCTCGCGCAGGGGTACGCCTGGGGGGCCAGCAGCTACTCGGCCAACTACTACGACGTGCAGGCCGGGGTGGAAGACACCAACGCGCTGGCCCTGGCCTTCGAGCGGTTGACCGCGAATAAGCATGCCAAACCGACCAAGTACCTGATCATGGGCGTCTCGATGGGTGGGCACATCGCCGGGGCCGCCGTGGAAAAGGAGACGCAGGCGAACGCGCGCAGCAAGGTCACCTACGCCGCCGCCCTGCCGCTGTGCGGGGTGATGGACGAGGAATACGAGTTCCAGTGGCTGGGCGACTACACCACCGTCGCCGCGCAGCTGGCCGGGCTGGGTGCGCGAAGCTACCCGCAGGCCGACTACCAGGAGCTGCTGCCCGCCATCAAGGCGGCGCTGTTCACCGACACCACGACCAGCCAGACCGATCCCCTGTGGCAGGAGAACAGCGGCAACGGGGCCGTCCTGCGCGAGATCGCCCGCCAGCTGACCGGCGGCGACCGACCCGTCTTCGAGCTGGGCTTCCGCGTCGGCGGACTGCAAAGCGCCGTGTTCAGCACCGGCGGCTCCGACGGCACGGTCAACGGCATCCTGACGAAGAACTTCTACGGCAACGTGGGCCGGACCTACCGCTGGACGGCTGGGGCCACACCCACCGCTGCCGAGGTCGCCTTCAACGCCGCGATCCTGCGCGTGGCGGCCGATCCGCAGGCCAACCGTGCCCGCGCGGGCGGCCTGCGCTGGATTCCGCGCGTGAACGGCGAATTCAGCGTCCCGGTGCTGACCCTGCACACCCTGGGCGACTTCTATGTGCCGTTCAGGCACCAGCAGCTCTACCGCCAGGCCGCCCAGGCCAACGGCAACGACGCGCGGCTGGTGCAGCGGGCGATCCGCGCCCCCGGGCACTGCGATTTCACGCCTGCGGAGATCGTCGAGGGCTTCAACGACCTCGTCGCCTGGGAAAAGACCGGCGTCAAGCCTGCCGGGGACGACGTGCTGACGCCAGGCGCGGTGGCCGACCCCGCCTACGGCTGCCGCTTCACGCGCGGGGTGCGCCCCGGCGTGGCCGCCTGCCCGCCCGCGTCCTGAGGCTGGGAGGCCTTGTATCGGTGGCTACCAACTAAAGGAAATCTTCTCGGCATCCGGGGGCGAAACAGGCTAGCGTTGG
Above is a genomic segment from Deinococcus budaensis containing:
- a CDS encoding alpha/beta hydrolase, encoding MTAAATPFRARLRARPARALGLIACALALASCGRGAPPAAETRPQDARAFKAVTPTLAPVPGAALYQGVYAGLQGEAAYQIEVPDNWNGTLVMYAHGYAGTGENLTVAPPPIRAALLAQGYAWGASSYSANYYDVQAGVEDTNALALAFERLTANKHAKPTKYLIMGVSMGGHIAGAAVEKETQANARSKVTYAAALPLCGVMDEEYEFQWLGDYTTVAAQLAGLGARSYPQADYQELLPAIKAALFTDTTTSQTDPLWQENSGNGAVLREIARQLTGGDRPVFELGFRVGGLQSAVFSTGGSDGTVNGILTKNFYGNVGRTYRWTAGATPTAAEVAFNAAILRVAADPQANRARAGGLRWIPRVNGEFSVPVLTLHTLGDFYVPFRHQQLYRQAAQANGNDARLVQRAIRAPGHCDFTPAEIVEGFNDLVAWEKTGVKPAGDDVLTPGAVADPAYGCRFTRGVRPGVAACPPAS